Genomic window (Leptospira barantonii):
GTATACGTTCCGAGCGGTAGCAGATAACGTGCCACTTCCAAACATTTCTTTTTGATCGGAGCCTGCCACTTGTCCGGATAATTCGCGCGGGCCTTGTAGATGTTGAAGTATTCTTCCTGAATGAACGGATGTAAGGTTTCCGTGTATGTGAAGTATGCCTGACTTGCGAAGTCCACAGCGTCGAGGTAGAGTTCCAACAGCTTTCCGCTGAGTTCCGACGGAACGTAGTAGTTCTCTTTTTTGACTTCCACGTATCTTTGGGAAACTTGTTCGGAGTTGTAGAACGGATGAGAATGTAAAAAGGACCAAACGAATTGTCTCGAAACCTTGTCGAGTGTGAAGATGAATTGTGGATGCTGACGCGTCGTAAGATGTCCGGCCTTTTTGGTGGATTTGGCCACGCGGTCGCGGATCTCGATCGACTTTTCCGACGCGGTCATGTCGGAAGGAAGTAGGATTCCCTTGGATGAATAGCAGGTCCTGGCCGTCGCGATTGCGAGATTGAACGGATCCTTGCTATGATCCAGAAGTGAAACGATCGGTTTTTGGGCTAACATCGGGGGTCTCCGGGCGGGACGGACTATGTCCCGTGTAGAACAATCCTGAGGGGAGAAAGTTCGGAGAAAACTCTTTTTTAACTCGGACTTCGCCCTACCTCTCGTAAATTTCCTTTCTGTGTCCGATCGCGATGACATGAACGATGAGTTTTCGATCTACGATATCGTAGATGATTCTATAATCGCCTTTGCGAATGCGAAAACCTTCTCTTCCTTTTAATTTTTTAGATCCGATCGGTCTCGGATTTTGGGCGAGGCCTTGAATGATCTGAATCAAAGAGTCGGCGATGTTTTCGGGAAGTTTGTTGAGTTGCTTTGCGGCGGATTGGGTAAGAAGAATGGAATATTCAGACATCTCGTCTTTTATTCTTTTTACCGGATCTTGCCTTTAAGAAGGATTGGAGCGGAATCGACTTTTCCCGTTTTGCTTTCACTTCGTCGTAAAGTCTAATGTCCTCAAGTTCCTGCAGGCTCTCGAGAATTTTTTTGTATTCCTGAATAGAAAGAACGACTGAAAGTTTTTTTCCTTTTTCATCGGTAATGTATTGAGGTTGGGAGTTCATACGTCTTTGATTGGATTGTATAAAAAATCTAGATCAAGAGAAATTTTTTCTCAGCGAAGAAAAAGAAGTTTGTCGGTCCAATCCTCTAATCGTCTGGCATTGTTTCTCTCTGAACTCTTGTTTTGTTCTTTAAACGCCTTTCGAGATCGGTGATGAACGGACTTTGCTAAACTTATTTCTTCTTTCCTTTTTTTGCCGGAGAAACTTTCTTCTTTTTTCGAACTTCCTTAGAATCCGATTCCGAAGAATCTTTTTCAGTCATGATTTCCTTAGGTTCATCTTGAAAGTGAGAATGTTCCGCGTGCGCATCCAACCATTCGTTGTTGTCATGAGAAAAATTCTGTCCATGATTTCCGAAGGCGCGTTTTTCCAAAAGTTTGCGTTTGGCGGATTTTCTTCTTTCCTGACTTTCATTCAGGTTCAAAAGATATTCCATTACTATTGGAAGTAGAACCCGCGAGAATACGGTCGCGACGATGACTCCGAAGATGACCACAGTTGCGAGAGGTCTTTGTACTTCGGCACCCGCCATCGTAGAAATTGCCATCGGAATAAACCCGACCGCGGCTATGATTTCGGTTGTCATTACCGGACGAAGAGAATGGATTCCTGCGAGATAAACAGCGTCGCTGATCGAGGCTCCCTTTTCCAATTCTTCCCTGAGAGTGGAGGCGTAAACGACCCCGTTCAAAACGGCGATCCCGCTAACCGCGATAAAACCGACTCCCGCAGGAATACTAAACGGAAGACCTCTGAATACAAGACCGATGATTCCTCCCGAAACCGCAAGCGGAACCACAATAAAGACGCCTAACGCGTAGTAGATACTTCCGAACGCGGCCATGAGCATAAAGAAGATGATCGCGAGCGCGATCGGAACGACTAACGTTAGACGCTCCTTTGCTCTTGTGAAGTTCTCGAACTGACCGCCCCAATCGGTTCTATAACCGGGAGGAAGATTTTTTTCGATTTCGGCTGTGGCCTTTTGCGCTTCGTTTACGAAACCGACGAGGTCTCTTCCTCGAATGTTGGTTTCCACCATAATTCTTCGCTTGAGAGATTCTCTGTAAATCGCCGCAGGACCTTCGACGAGTTTGATTTCAGCGACCTGACCGAGAGGCACCGTGGAACCCGTCGATGTAAAGACTGGAATATTCTCCACTTGTTCCAAATCGGTCGCGTCGATTTTCAGACGAACGACAAGATCGAATCGTTTAAAACCTTCGAATACCTTTCCGGTGTTTCTTCCGAGACGAAGCGCTTCCACCGTCGCGAGAATTTCTTCGGCTTGAACTCCGTAACGCGCCATGTTTTCGCGATCGACTTTGATCTCGACAAGAGGAAGACCGAGTACTCTTTGAACGCGTAAGTCTGCAACCCCGGGAACGGTTTTCAACTTGCCCGCGAACTGAGCCGCGATGTCCTTGAGTTTAACAAGATCGTCCCCGTAAATCTTGATGACCACGTCGGCTTTGGAACCGGAAAGAAGTGCGTTGACCCGGTTCTCGATCGGTTGAGACAAACTGATCGTACTCGAAGGAATAAACTTAAGAATTTCATCCTTCATCTTGTTCATGAGTTCGTCCCGATCGTCCGCGCTCGTCCATTCCTTGCGGGGTTTGAGCTTGACCATCGCTTCGCCTTCGTCCGTTCCCACGGGTTCCGCGGCGGATTCTCCCCGACCCATTCTGGAAACCACGCTTACGACTTCCGGAAATCTTTTTAAGACTGCTTCCATATCTGAGTTGGTGTCTCTGGAATAGTTGATCGAAGTGGAAGGAAGGCGTTTGATATCGACCGCGATCTCTCCTTCGTCGATTCTCGGTAAGAATTCGGAACCCAAGGTCGTTCCGATTAACAACGCGAAGACGACGATCCCGATTCCGGCGTAACAAAATTCCTTTTTGCGAGACATTCCGAAATCCAAAAGCTGTTTGTATTTTTCGGTGATGATGTCCCAATACTTGCTGTGATGAA
Coding sequences:
- a CDS encoding efflux RND transporter permease subunit translates to MIDKLIRTSIKNRALVLVLTFMVTLVGIYNAFFLSIDAIPDVTNVQVSAVTTSPGLSPLEVEQFITYPIEMEFTGLPNVTEIRSISRTGVSSVTVIFKDGTDIYFARQLVNERIKQAEAIIPPGYGRPELSPIATGLGDIYEFVLTSDRHSPEELRTYMDWELSRDVKSVEGIIDVNIIGGQVRQYQVKIDPRRLAVHNLTLSQIYDKLESANQNTGGGYISKNAEQIVIRGESQYKSIEDLKNTAVTTAGDGIPLLLGQIAEVEIGPALRFGLVTKDSKGEVVGATAMMLMGQNSLEVVKRVKVRIEEIRERLPPGMKIETFYDRSEFIGRTLSTIFTNLAEAAVLVVIVLILALGTVKGALLVALAIPIPMLVATIFMNAFGIVGNLMSLGALDFGLLVDGTIVMLESILHGFILKRAFYEMQTKLEDRELAAEEIITDACVRVGRAATFSVAIILLVYLPLMSLEGVEGRMFKPMAITVALALAAALLFSLTTFPAAASIIFKNPVFHHSKYWDIITEKYKQLLDFGMSRKKEFCYAGIGIVVFALLIGTTLGSEFLPRIDEGEIAVDIKRLPSTSINYSRDTNSDMEAVLKRFPEVVSVVSRMGRGESAAEPVGTDEGEAMVKLKPRKEWTSADDRDELMNKMKDEILKFIPSSTISLSQPIENRVNALLSGSKADVVIKIYGDDLVKLKDIAAQFAGKLKTVPGVADLRVQRVLGLPLVEIKVDRENMARYGVQAEEILATVEALRLGRNTGKVFEGFKRFDLVVRLKIDATDLEQVENIPVFTSTGSTVPLGQVAEIKLVEGPAAIYRESLKRRIMVETNIRGRDLVGFVNEAQKATAEIEKNLPPGYRTDWGGQFENFTRAKERLTLVVPIALAIIFFMLMAAFGSIYYALGVFIVVPLAVSGGIIGLVFRGLPFSIPAGVGFIAVSGIAVLNGVVYASTLREELEKGASISDAVYLAGIHSLRPVMTTEIIAAVGFIPMAISTMAGAEVQRPLATVVIFGVIVATVFSRVLLPIVMEYLLNLNESQERRKSAKRKLLEKRAFGNHGQNFSHDNNEWLDAHAEHSHFQDEPKEIMTEKDSSESDSKEVRKKKKVSPAKKGKKK
- a CDS encoding type II toxin-antitoxin system RelE family toxin yields the protein MSEYSILLTQSAAKQLNKLPENIADSLIQIIQGLAQNPRPIGSKKLKGREGFRIRKGDYRIIYDIVDRKLIVHVIAIGHRKEIYER